Within the Catalinimonas niigatensis genome, the region AAGTGTTTTGTAGTAGAAATCTTCCAACTGCATTTTGGTATAGCCCTGGTTGGCATCTACTCGTAGTACAATGTCTTTTTTAAAGTGCTCCTTGAGCTTTTGCAGGCGGGCGATGTCTTCTTCCAACGAAACTCCGGTTTTCACTTTGATATGCTTAAAGCCTCTGCCTACATATTCTTTGGCCTCTTCCAGTGTCTCTTCTACTCCTTTGATGCCGATGGTGATGGAGGTGGGCAAAGCTGTATGTTTCTGGCCCAGATATTTTACCAGAGGAATACCCAGATGCTTGGTAAAAAGGTCGTGCAGGGCAATATCCAAGGTAGCCTGCACACCAGGATACTGAGGAAAATGCTGATTGACCTCATAGCAGAGTTGGTGCATCTCCCGGATGTCACGACCGATGAGCCAGTCAAAATCATGCTTTCTAAGAATCTCAGTAGTGTCATTCACATCTTCGCCTACTACCTGCTTGCTGGGATTGGCAGAGCCCAGACCACTCATGCCGTTTTCTAAAAAGATTTCCAGAATACAGTTGTCTACCGAATCTACTGATTTATAGGAAATGCTATAGGGACGGGTCAGTTCCAGATTTTCCTTACTGATTTTGATGTCTTTAATCTTCATAGGTCTCAATCATTTTTTGGATGATGGGTGCCAGTGAATCAAGGCTCTCTTGCAAAGGAATGAGCACTGGAATTCCCAAGGCTTGCTCATATTGTGTTTTGTACG harbors:
- a CDS encoding mandelate racemase/muconate lactonizing enzyme family protein is translated as MKIKDIKISKENLELTRPYSISYKSVDSVDNCILEIFLENGMSGLGSANPSKQVVGEDVNDTTEILRKHDFDWLIGRDIREMHQLCYEVNQHFPQYPGVQATLDIALHDLFTKHLGIPLVKYLGQKHTALPTSITIGIKGVEETLEEAKEYVGRGFKHIKVKTGVSLEEDIARLQKLKEHFKKDIVLRVDANQGYTKMQLEDFYYKTLSMDLELIEQPLPADAVEEYKKLPTVVKKMVALDETVKNPHDALILASKPTAGGIFNIKLMKCGGISCAKEIAAIASGADIDLMWGCNDESIISITAALHAAFSSSNTKYIDLDGSLDLARDVVKGGFVLKDGIMSVTDKPGLGVEKV